One genomic segment of Amycolatopsis sp. Hca4 includes these proteins:
- a CDS encoding GrpB family protein, with protein sequence MTSQDALSEEEVHKAWVGEAPKLNSTVTLADYDPEWPRLFAREAERIRGVLGERVLVLEHVGSTSVPGLCAKPIVDILLEVPDSDDEDAYVPALEAAGYRLVIREPDWEKHRCFKGPDTNINLHVYSPGNGQTPRYRLFRDRLRSHPEELELYAAKKRELAARTWKYIQHYADAKTEVVEEIIGRARAEQYDGHAEEYAEHAEKSVTNAFYDRPAILDLAGDVAGLRVLDVGCAAGHLSALLAERGADVLGVDSSAGMIAVARRKFGAVARFEVADIARPLDLPDASIDVVTASLVLHYLADWGPTLAEFRRVLKAGGVLVFSVHHPGEDWRWFGKENYFELELLEDEFPPGNVVRFHRRPLSWTFQAVRDAGFAVDRLVEPMPVPEAEAADPKWTANLRSKPRFLYFRAVSPV encoded by the coding sequence ATGACCAGTCAAGACGCGTTGAGCGAAGAAGAGGTCCACAAGGCGTGGGTCGGTGAAGCACCCAAGCTGAACTCGACCGTCACGCTCGCGGACTACGACCCGGAGTGGCCGCGGCTCTTCGCCCGCGAAGCTGAGCGGATCCGGGGCGTGCTGGGGGAGCGGGTGCTCGTGCTGGAGCACGTCGGCTCGACGTCGGTACCGGGCTTGTGCGCCAAGCCGATCGTCGACATCCTCCTGGAGGTCCCGGATTCCGACGACGAGGACGCCTACGTCCCGGCGCTGGAAGCGGCGGGCTACCGGCTCGTCATCCGCGAACCGGACTGGGAGAAGCACCGCTGCTTCAAGGGCCCGGACACGAACATCAACCTGCACGTCTACTCGCCGGGCAACGGCCAGACGCCGCGCTACCGCCTCTTCCGCGACCGCCTGCGCTCGCACCCGGAGGAACTGGAGCTGTATGCGGCGAAGAAGCGTGAGCTGGCCGCGAGGACGTGGAAGTACATCCAGCACTACGCCGACGCGAAGACGGAGGTGGTCGAGGAGATCATCGGCCGCGCCCGGGCCGAGCAGTACGACGGCCACGCCGAGGAGTACGCCGAGCACGCGGAGAAGTCCGTCACCAACGCCTTCTACGACCGGCCGGCGATCCTCGACCTCGCCGGGGACGTCGCCGGGCTGCGCGTGCTCGACGTCGGCTGCGCGGCCGGCCACCTGAGCGCGCTCCTGGCCGAGCGCGGCGCCGACGTCCTCGGCGTCGACTCCAGCGCGGGCATGATCGCCGTCGCCCGCCGCAAGTTCGGTGCCGTCGCCCGGTTCGAGGTCGCGGACATCGCCCGGCCCCTGGACCTGCCGGACGCCTCGATCGACGTCGTCACGGCGTCGCTCGTGCTGCACTACCTGGCCGACTGGGGGCCGACGCTGGCCGAGTTCCGCCGGGTCCTCAAGGCCGGTGGGGTGCTGGTGTTCTCGGTGCACCACCCGGGCGAGGACTGGCGGTGGTTCGGCAAGGAGAACTACTTCGAGCTCGAGCTGCTGGAGGACGAGTTCCCGCCCGGCAATGTGGTCCGCTTCCACCGCCGCCCGCTGAGCTGGACGTTCCAGGCGGTCCGCGACGCGGGCTTCGCGGTGGACCGCCTGGTGGAGCCGATGCCGGTCCCGGAGGCGGAAGCGGCCGATCCGAAGTGGACGGCGAACCTGCGCAGCAAGCCGCGGTTCCTGTACTTCCGCGCGGTCAGTCCCGTTTAG
- a CDS encoding VOC family protein, with translation MPATLQCIVLDCPEPLVLARFYQALLGGEVDRPDPRWRVDEDWSTLHVGGMVLGFQRAPDHRPPTWPDPSLPQQFHLDFEVDDFRESHHVVLANGGRLLDPDLGGRGWRVYADPAGHPFCLLGDY, from the coding sequence GTGCCCGCGACGCTGCAGTGCATCGTCCTGGACTGTCCGGAGCCGCTCGTGCTCGCCCGCTTCTACCAGGCCCTGCTCGGCGGCGAGGTGGACCGCCCCGATCCGCGGTGGCGCGTGGACGAAGACTGGTCGACCCTGCACGTCGGCGGGATGGTCCTGGGCTTCCAGCGTGCGCCCGACCACCGGCCGCCGACCTGGCCCGATCCCTCGCTCCCGCAGCAGTTCCACCTCGACTTCGAGGTCGACGACTTCCGCGAGTCGCACCACGTGGTCCTGGCGAACGGCGGCCGCCTGCTCGACCCCGACCTCGGCGGCCGCGGCTGGCGCGTCTACGCCGACCCGGCTGGCCACCCCTTCTGCCTGCTCGGCGATTACTGA
- the mltG gene encoding endolytic transglycosylase MltG — MNEQPPEPPRGRRRLREPDEATPPPSRPAPRRADPRSADARRSPSGQHELPPRRGQAPSGEYDLPQPSRRARREDPPGYDPRRGAPQPGRRRLEPPGTLPSADADLDPQERRAAPARAAHARHGLDEGSEVDQPAPRRRRAAPEPEEAAARPPRRRATPDLDEAEARPPRRRAVPDPDDENPPPRRAAPERIEPAPPRRRRADAEAAEPRPGRRGAAAEPPPARRRAPEAAEAADSRRRRSALEPDAEPAPRRLAQPGDRSVGVPEPGAEPRRRPAAPPARDEPVTDVLPALAPPPPAEPPRAPKEEPEPFAEDDEYADYDEYDEYADYDEAEYEDEYDDYDDEPAKPRKKGKRALGWVAAIAVIALLAGGAWYGFNKFFGYDDFDGAGTDDVVFQVDDGDTTSAIGAKLTTAGVVASSKAFVKAGEGNPKLARIQHGFYVMKSHMSGASAVDRITDAASRVGQLEIRPYTQFDDITQPDGKVTPGVFSLMAKASCAQLNGKSTCVSADDLRKAVDAADLKQLGVPDWAIEPANKADRKDRRLEGLIAPGLYDVKPGSTAQEILGQLVHSSAEALQNDGLTPQSTGPGMTPYQTLIIASIIEREAVKADFGKLSRTIYNRLKINMRLQMDSTVNYVLDRPTLLTDEADRLKSGAYNTYKNAGLPPTPIAVPSPDAIQAAVKPPAGDWVYFVKCEKNGLSCFAVTNDEHNKNRDLARQRGVI; from the coding sequence ATGAACGAGCAGCCACCTGAGCCCCCACGCGGGCGCCGGCGACTGCGCGAGCCGGACGAGGCGACCCCGCCGCCGTCCCGGCCCGCCCCGCGCCGCGCCGACCCGCGGTCCGCGGACGCCCGCCGCAGCCCGAGCGGGCAGCACGAGCTGCCGCCCCGCCGCGGGCAGGCCCCCAGCGGCGAGTACGACCTGCCCCAGCCGTCCCGCCGGGCCCGGCGGGAGGATCCTCCGGGGTACGACCCGCGCCGCGGCGCGCCGCAGCCCGGCCGTCGCCGCCTGGAGCCGCCCGGCACGCTGCCGTCGGCCGACGCCGACCTCGACCCGCAGGAGCGGCGGGCCGCCCCGGCCCGTGCCGCCCACGCCCGCCACGGCCTCGACGAGGGCTCCGAGGTCGACCAGCCGGCCCCGCGCCGGCGCCGGGCCGCACCCGAGCCCGAGGAAGCCGCAGCCCGGCCGCCGCGCCGGCGCGCGACCCCGGACCTCGACGAGGCCGAGGCCAGGCCGCCCCGGCGGCGGGCCGTGCCGGACCCCGACGACGAAAACCCGCCGCCCCGGCGGGCCGCGCCCGAGCGCATCGAACCGGCGCCCCCACGGCGGCGTCGCGCCGACGCCGAAGCGGCCGAGCCCCGCCCAGGCCGTCGTGGCGCGGCCGCCGAGCCGCCGCCCGCCCGCCGCCGGGCCCCCGAAGCGGCCGAAGCCGCCGACTCACGGCGGCGCCGTTCGGCGCTGGAGCCCGACGCCGAACCGGCCCCCCGGCGGCTCGCCCAGCCGGGTGACCGCTCCGTTGGCGTGCCCGAACCGGGCGCCGAGCCGCGCCGCCGCCCGGCGGCGCCGCCCGCGCGCGACGAGCCGGTGACCGACGTGCTGCCCGCGCTGGCCCCGCCGCCCCCGGCCGAACCGCCGCGGGCCCCTAAGGAGGAGCCCGAGCCCTTCGCCGAGGACGACGAGTACGCGGACTACGACGAATACGACGAGTACGCGGACTACGACGAGGCGGAGTACGAGGACGAGTACGACGACTACGACGACGAGCCCGCGAAGCCGCGGAAGAAGGGCAAGCGCGCTCTCGGCTGGGTCGCCGCGATCGCGGTGATCGCCCTGCTCGCCGGCGGCGCCTGGTACGGCTTCAACAAGTTCTTCGGCTACGACGACTTCGACGGTGCCGGCACCGACGACGTGGTCTTCCAGGTCGACGACGGCGACACGACGTCGGCGATCGGCGCGAAGCTCACCACGGCGGGCGTGGTCGCCAGCAGCAAGGCGTTCGTCAAGGCGGGCGAGGGCAACCCGAAGCTCGCCCGGATCCAGCACGGCTTCTACGTGATGAAGTCGCACATGTCCGGGGCCAGCGCGGTCGACCGGATCACCGACGCGGCCTCCCGCGTCGGCCAGCTGGAGATCCGGCCCTACACGCAGTTCGACGACATCACCCAGCCCGACGGCAAGGTCACGCCCGGCGTCTTCAGCCTGATGGCGAAGGCGTCGTGCGCGCAGCTCAACGGCAAGAGCACCTGCGTCTCCGCGGACGACCTGCGCAAGGCCGTCGACGCGGCGGACCTCAAGCAGCTCGGCGTGCCGGACTGGGCGATCGAGCCGGCGAACAAGGCCGACCGCAAGGACCGCAGGCTGGAGGGCCTGATCGCGCCGGGCCTCTACGACGTCAAGCCGGGGTCCACCGCGCAGGAGATCCTCGGGCAGCTGGTGCACAGCTCGGCCGAGGCGCTGCAGAACGACGGGCTGACCCCGCAGTCGACCGGTCCGGGCATGACGCCGTACCAGACGCTGATCATCGCCTCGATCATCGAGCGTGAAGCGGTCAAGGCCGACTTCGGCAAGCTCTCGCGGACCATCTACAACCGGCTGAAGATCAACATGCGGTTGCAGATGGACTCGACGGTCAACTACGTGCTGGACCGCCCGACGCTGCTGACCGACGAAGCCGACCGGCTCAAATCCGGCGCGTACAACACGTACAAGAACGCGGGACTGCCGCCGACGCCCATCGCGGTGCCGAGCCCGGACGCGATCCAGGCCGCGGTGAAGCCGCCGGCCGGGGACTGGGTGTACTTCGTCAAGTGCGAGAAGAACGGCCTGTCGTGCTTCGCGGTCACCAACGACGAGCACAACAAGAACCGCGATCTGGCCAGGCAGCGCGGTGTCATCTGA
- the ruvX gene encoding Holliday junction resolvase RuvX produces MGDPGRGRRLGVDVGSVRVGVALSDPAPLLASPLVTLSRDATDDSDLDQLAALVTEHEVVEVIVGLPRTLANRQGPAAELAIAYSERLAGRIAPVPVRLGDERLTTVTASRILSQRGVKGRKQRAVVDQAAAVEILQAWIDAAAAHRAREGDR; encoded by the coding sequence GTGGGCGATCCGGGCCGGGGCCGCCGGCTCGGCGTGGATGTCGGATCCGTCCGGGTCGGGGTCGCGCTGAGCGATCCGGCCCCCCTGCTCGCTTCGCCATTGGTTACCCTCTCCCGCGATGCGACCGACGACAGTGATCTGGACCAGCTGGCCGCCCTCGTCACCGAGCACGAGGTGGTCGAGGTGATCGTGGGGCTGCCGAGAACGCTCGCCAACCGCCAGGGTCCGGCGGCCGAGCTGGCGATCGCGTATTCTGAGCGTCTGGCCGGGCGGATAGCGCCCGTGCCGGTCCGGCTGGGCGACGAGCGGCTGACCACGGTCACCGCATCCCGCATCCTCTCCCAGCGCGGGGTCAAAGGCCGCAAGCAGCGCGCGGTGGTCGACCAGGCCGCCGCCGTCGAGATCCTGCAGGCCTGGATCGACGCCGCCGCAGCGCACCGCGCCCGGGAGGGAGACCGATGA
- the alaS gene encoding alanine--tRNA ligase → MDTHEITDRFLRHFEGRGHTRVPSAPLILDDPNLLFVNAGMVQFKPYFLGEAPPPYPRATSVQKCVRTPDIDEVGKTTRHNTFFQMAGNFSFGDYFKEGAIEAAWELITKPQTEGGFGLDPDRIWATVYNDDSEAAGLWRKLTGLPGERIQARDGKDNYWDMGVPGPGGPCSEIYYDRGPAYGREGGPVADEDRYIEIWNLVFMQDVRGDLSPKLGHPPIGELPKKNIDTGMGVERVATILQGVENVYETDLVRPVIGRAEEFSGRRYGSNHADDVRFRVIADHARTGVMLIGDGVTPGNDGRGYVLRRLLRRIIRSSRLLGVHEPVLQAFAAVVRDTMGPTYPELVSGFDRINEVVRIEEEAFLSTLTSGSRIFDLAAEETKRGGGDVLAGDKAFQLHDTYGFPIDLTLEMAAEQGLTVDEEGFRTLMNEQRTRAKADAAARKTGHGDLSEYRKVLEQHGETEFLGYTDLQAEATVVALLEDGRPVRSVSAGKKAELVLDRTPFYAESGGQVADTGVLIGDGVELKVLDVQKIVPGLYVHRVEVTEGEVGLDTKLTGSVDAHRRLSIERSHSATHLVHAAVRGAYGKRAAQAGSLNSPGRMRFDFTTPGSVSSDVLTEVEEEVNDYLQTDVEVQSYTTTKDKALELGAVALFGEKYGNDVRVVDMGDYSRELCGGTHVERIGQLGLVKLVSDASIGSGVHRVEALVGTDALKYVRKEQLLVSQLANTFKVPSDQLPGRIDDVLTRLKNAEKEIAQLKTQQVLGSAGALVDKAQDIGGVTVVAEVVPDVDGNGLRALASDIRGRLGTRPGVVALFSPAGEKLSFVVATTKAAQDKGIAAGKLVPSFAEKIGGRGGGKPDMAQGGGTNPAGANEAVTALRAAIAGIG, encoded by the coding sequence GTGGACACACACGAAATCACCGACCGTTTCCTGCGCCATTTCGAGGGCCGCGGCCACACGCGCGTGCCCAGCGCGCCGCTGATCCTCGACGACCCGAACCTGCTGTTCGTCAACGCCGGCATGGTGCAGTTCAAGCCGTACTTCCTCGGTGAGGCGCCGCCGCCGTACCCGCGCGCGACCTCCGTGCAGAAGTGCGTGCGCACGCCGGACATCGACGAGGTCGGCAAGACCACCCGGCACAACACGTTCTTCCAGATGGCCGGGAACTTCTCCTTCGGCGACTACTTCAAGGAAGGCGCCATCGAGGCGGCCTGGGAGCTGATCACCAAGCCCCAGACCGAAGGCGGCTTCGGCCTCGACCCGGACCGCATCTGGGCGACCGTCTACAACGACGACTCCGAGGCGGCCGGCCTCTGGCGCAAGCTCACCGGGCTGCCCGGCGAGCGCATCCAGGCCCGTGACGGCAAGGACAACTACTGGGACATGGGCGTGCCCGGTCCCGGCGGCCCGTGCTCGGAGATCTACTACGACCGCGGCCCGGCGTACGGCCGCGAGGGCGGCCCGGTCGCCGACGAGGACCGCTACATCGAGATCTGGAACCTCGTCTTCATGCAGGACGTCCGCGGCGACCTGAGCCCCAAGCTCGGGCACCCGCCGATCGGCGAGCTGCCGAAGAAGAACATCGACACCGGCATGGGTGTCGAGCGCGTCGCGACGATCCTGCAGGGCGTCGAGAACGTCTACGAGACCGACCTCGTGCGCCCGGTGATCGGCCGCGCGGAGGAGTTCTCCGGCCGCCGCTACGGCAGCAACCACGCCGACGACGTCCGCTTCCGCGTCATCGCCGACCACGCCCGCACGGGTGTCATGCTGATCGGTGACGGCGTCACCCCGGGCAACGACGGCCGCGGCTACGTGCTGCGCCGCCTGCTGCGCCGGATCATCCGCTCCTCGCGCCTGCTGGGCGTGCACGAGCCGGTGCTGCAGGCGTTCGCGGCGGTCGTCCGCGACACCATGGGCCCGACCTACCCCGAGCTGGTCTCCGGCTTCGACCGGATCAACGAGGTCGTCCGGATCGAGGAGGAGGCCTTCCTCTCGACCCTCACGTCCGGTTCGCGCATCTTCGACCTCGCGGCGGAGGAGACCAAGCGCGGCGGTGGCGACGTGCTGGCCGGCGACAAGGCGTTCCAGCTGCACGACACCTACGGCTTCCCGATCGACCTGACCCTCGAGATGGCGGCCGAGCAGGGCCTGACCGTCGACGAAGAGGGCTTCCGCACGCTCATGAACGAGCAGCGGACCCGTGCGAAGGCGGACGCGGCGGCCCGCAAGACCGGCCACGGCGACCTGTCCGAGTACCGGAAGGTCCTGGAGCAGCACGGCGAGACCGAGTTCCTCGGCTACACCGACCTCCAGGCCGAAGCGACCGTGGTGGCGCTGCTCGAGGACGGCCGGCCGGTCCGCAGCGTGTCCGCGGGCAAGAAGGCCGAGCTGGTCCTCGACCGCACGCCGTTCTACGCCGAGAGCGGTGGCCAGGTCGCCGACACCGGTGTGCTGATCGGCGACGGCGTCGAGCTGAAGGTCCTGGACGTCCAGAAGATCGTGCCCGGCCTGTACGTGCACCGCGTCGAGGTCACCGAGGGCGAGGTCGGCCTGGACACCAAGCTCACCGGCTCGGTCGACGCGCACCGCCGCCTGTCCATCGAGCGCTCGCACTCCGCGACGCACCTGGTGCACGCGGCCGTCCGCGGCGCGTACGGCAAGCGCGCGGCGCAGGCGGGCTCGCTGAACTCGCCGGGCCGGATGCGGTTCGACTTCACCACGCCCGGTTCGGTCTCGTCCGACGTGCTGACCGAGGTCGAGGAGGAGGTCAACGACTACCTCCAGACCGACGTCGAGGTGCAGAGCTACACCACGACCAAGGACAAGGCCCTCGAGCTGGGCGCGGTCGCGCTCTTCGGTGAGAAGTACGGCAACGACGTCCGCGTGGTCGACATGGGCGACTACTCCCGCGAGCTCTGCGGTGGCACGCACGTCGAGCGGATCGGCCAGCTCGGCCTGGTCAAGCTGGTCTCCGACGCCTCCATCGGCTCGGGCGTGCACCGCGTCGAGGCGCTGGTCGGCACGGACGCGCTCAAGTACGTCCGCAAGGAGCAGCTGCTGGTCTCGCAGCTGGCGAACACCTTCAAGGTGCCCTCGGACCAGCTGCCGGGCCGCATCGACGACGTCCTGACCCGGCTGAAGAACGCCGAGAAGGAGATCGCGCAGCTGAAGACCCAGCAGGTGCTGGGCTCGGCGGGCGCGCTGGTCGACAAGGCCCAGGACATCGGCGGCGTGACCGTGGTCGCCGAGGTCGTCCCGGACGTCGACGGCAACGGCCTGCGCGCGCTCGCCTCGGACATCCGCGGCCGGCTCGGCACGCGGCCCGGCGTGGTGGCGCTCTTCTCGCCGGCCGGCGAGAAGCTGAGCTTCGTCGTCGCGACGACCAAGGCGGCCCAGGACAAGGGCATCGCCGCGGGCAAGCTCGTCCCGTCGTTCGCCGAGAAGATCGGCGGCCGCGGCGGCGGCAAGCCCGACATGGCCCAGGGCGGTGGCACGAACCCGGCCGGCGCGAACGAGGCGGTCACGGCCCTGCGCGCGGCGATTGCCGGCATTGGCTAA
- a CDS encoding NAD(P)-dependent oxidoreductase — MTVAFLGTGIMGAPMAANIAKAGLDVRVWNRTREKAEPLAEVATVAGSPSAAAEGADVLVTMLADGPAVAEAFEAASPASGTLWLQMSTVGLDWTDRLAALAEKAGVVFVDAPVLGTRQPAEQAQLLVLGSGPEEARPAATPVFDAVGMRTIWLGPAGRGSRLKLVMNAWVLALTNATAESLGLAKALGLDPALFLETIEGGGLDVGYAHVKGGAMLAGEYPPAFPAGLAAKDARLVVEAAGDEVDLAGAKAVLAHLEAALEAGHGDEDMAALYRAVVKGR; from the coding sequence ATGACAGTCGCGTTTCTCGGAACCGGGATCATGGGCGCGCCGATGGCGGCCAACATCGCCAAGGCGGGCCTCGACGTCCGCGTCTGGAACCGGACCCGGGAGAAGGCCGAGCCCCTGGCCGAGGTGGCCACGGTCGCCGGCTCGCCGTCGGCCGCCGCCGAGGGCGCCGACGTCCTCGTGACGATGCTCGCCGACGGCCCCGCCGTGGCCGAAGCGTTCGAAGCCGCTTCGCCTGCTTCGGGGACGTTGTGGCTGCAGATGAGCACGGTCGGCCTCGACTGGACCGACCGGCTCGCCGCGCTGGCGGAGAAGGCGGGCGTGGTGTTCGTGGACGCGCCGGTGCTCGGCACCCGCCAGCCCGCCGAACAGGCCCAGCTGCTGGTCCTCGGGTCGGGCCCGGAGGAGGCCCGCCCGGCGGCGACCCCGGTGTTCGACGCGGTCGGCATGCGCACGATCTGGCTCGGCCCGGCAGGCCGCGGCAGCCGCCTGAAGCTGGTGATGAACGCGTGGGTACTGGCACTGACGAACGCGACGGCGGAGAGCCTCGGCCTGGCCAAGGCCCTGGGGCTGGACCCGGCGCTGTTCCTGGAGACGATCGAGGGCGGCGGCCTCGACGTCGGCTACGCGCACGTGAAGGGCGGCGCGATGCTGGCGGGGGAGTACCCACCGGCGTTCCCGGCCGGCCTCGCGGCGAAGGACGCCCGCCTGGTGGTGGAGGCCGCGGGCGACGAGGTCGACCTGGCGGGCGCGAAGGCGGTGCTGGCCCACTTGGAGGCCGCGCTCGAGGCGGGGCACGGGGACGAGGACATGGCGGCCCTGTACCGGGCGGTCGTGAAGGGCCGCTGA
- a CDS encoding shikimate dehydrogenase, whose protein sequence is MLGKPVAHSLSPVLHGAAFAALGLTGWTYERIETTAEGLPALVDGLGPEWTGFSVTMPGKRAALDHADEVTPRAAAVGAANTLVRTERGWLADCTDVEGVTGALRAAGGYRPSPGDTAVVLGAGGTAAAAVVGLADLGVRQVRLVVREPARATETLDAAKRAALDVDVLRWAETDFAALGSAAVLVNTVPPDAVAAHVGELARVGHVLDVIYHPWPTPLAEAVAARGGRLATGLDMLLHQAFGQAEHFTGRPAPRAAMRDALREATGNLLPLPIG, encoded by the coding sequence GTGCTGGGCAAGCCGGTGGCGCACTCGCTGTCCCCGGTGCTGCACGGCGCCGCGTTCGCCGCGCTCGGCCTGACGGGCTGGACGTACGAGCGGATCGAGACGACCGCCGAGGGGCTCCCGGCGCTGGTCGACGGGCTCGGCCCGGAGTGGACCGGTTTCTCGGTCACCATGCCGGGCAAGCGCGCGGCGCTGGACCACGCGGACGAGGTGACGCCGCGCGCGGCCGCCGTCGGCGCGGCCAACACGCTGGTCCGCACCGAGCGGGGCTGGCTGGCGGACTGCACCGACGTCGAGGGCGTGACCGGCGCCCTGCGCGCCGCGGGCGGCTACCGGCCGTCCCCCGGGGACACGGCGGTGGTGCTCGGCGCGGGCGGCACCGCGGCGGCGGCGGTCGTCGGCCTGGCCGACCTCGGCGTCCGGCAGGTGCGGCTGGTCGTGCGCGAACCGGCCCGGGCCACCGAAACCCTGGACGCGGCGAAGCGGGCCGCGCTCGACGTCGACGTCCTGCGCTGGGCCGAAACGGACTTCGCCGCGCTGGGGTCCGCCGCGGTGCTGGTGAACACCGTCCCGCCGGACGCGGTCGCCGCGCACGTGGGCGAGCTCGCGCGGGTCGGGCACGTCCTCGACGTCATCTACCACCCGTGGCCGACCCCGCTCGCCGAAGCGGTCGCGGCCCGCGGGGGCCGGCTCGCCACCGGGCTGGACATGCTGCTGCACCAGGCGTTCGGCCAGGCCGAGCACTTCACCGGCCGCCCGGCCCCGCGGGCGGCGATGCGGGACGCGCTGCGCGAAGCGACCGGGAACCTGCTGCCGCTGCCGATCGGCTGA
- a CDS encoding TetR/AcrR family transcriptional regulator produces the protein MSHPNRERADRILDAAGELLLRMGYRKVAIDDVARAVGIGKGTVYLHWRSKELLFQALMMRESADLTDELLAMIEADPAMILPHRMIPGSFLITHRRPLVMAMLRGNAEVFGSLGDLALKKQQAAVGVHFEEVMLRRGLIRADVPHVSYALRAATLGFYAGDPVSHEDEDIPPEERAAVLAHLIRTAFEPPGEPDPAAVAEVAAELSSTLEELVSGFRNGIYAHDPARASG, from the coding sequence ATGAGCCATCCCAACCGCGAGCGTGCCGACCGGATCCTGGACGCGGCGGGCGAGCTGCTGCTGCGCATGGGCTACCGCAAGGTGGCGATCGACGACGTCGCGCGCGCGGTCGGCATCGGCAAGGGCACCGTCTACCTGCACTGGCGGAGCAAGGAGCTGCTGTTCCAGGCGCTGATGATGCGGGAGTCGGCCGACCTGACCGACGAGCTGCTGGCCATGATCGAGGCCGACCCGGCGATGATCCTGCCCCACCGGATGATTCCGGGGTCGTTCCTGATCACCCACCGCCGCCCGCTGGTGATGGCCATGCTGCGCGGCAACGCGGAGGTGTTCGGCTCACTCGGCGACCTCGCACTGAAGAAGCAGCAGGCCGCGGTGGGCGTGCACTTCGAGGAAGTGATGCTGCGGCGGGGGCTCATCCGCGCCGACGTCCCGCACGTGAGCTACGCGCTGCGGGCCGCGACCCTCGGCTTCTACGCCGGCGACCCGGTTTCGCACGAGGACGAGGACATCCCCCCGGAAGAGCGGGCGGCCGTCCTCGCGCACCTCATCCGCACCGCGTTCGAGCCGCCGGGGGAGCCCGATCCCGCCGCGGTCGCGGAGGTGGCGGCGGAGCTGAGTTCGACGCTCGAGGAGCTCGTCTCGGGCTTCCGAAACGGGATCTACGCACACGATCCCGCCAGGGCCTCCGGCTGA
- a CDS encoding replication-associated recombination protein A encodes MAQDELFTVNADIAPPPERTGSNAGAEPQADPASSPLAVRMRPRSLDEVVGQQHLLREGAPLRRLVEGAAPASVLLYGPPGTGKTTLANLVSIATGRRFVAMSALSAGVKEVRGVIEEARRRRQYNAENTVLFIDEVHRFSKTQQDALLGAVEDRTVLLVAATTENPSFSVVSPLLSRSLVLQLRPLTDEDITELIERALADERGLGGELTLTEDARAHLVRLAGGDARRALTALEAAADAASATEAKTIDLAIVESTVDKAAVRYDRDGDQHYDVISAFIKSIRGSDVDAALHYLARMIEAGEDPRFLARRLVVHASEDIGMADPTALQSAVAAAHAVQFIGMPEGRLALAQATVHLATAPKSNAVIKGIDAALADVRAGLAGAVPPPLRDGHYAGAKKLGNAQGYRYPHDVPEGVLAQQYPPDELVGRDYYEPTQRGAERTLAERVPKLRRTIRGQ; translated from the coding sequence GTGGCACAGGACGAGCTCTTCACCGTGAACGCCGACATCGCGCCTCCGCCGGAGCGCACGGGGTCGAACGCGGGCGCGGAACCGCAGGCGGACCCGGCCAGTTCGCCGCTGGCCGTGCGGATGCGGCCGCGCTCGCTCGACGAGGTCGTCGGGCAGCAGCACCTGCTGCGCGAGGGCGCCCCGCTGCGGCGGCTGGTCGAAGGCGCGGCACCGGCGTCGGTCCTGCTCTACGGCCCGCCCGGCACGGGCAAGACGACGCTGGCCAACCTCGTCTCGATCGCCACCGGCCGCCGGTTCGTCGCGATGTCGGCGCTTTCGGCGGGCGTCAAGGAGGTCCGCGGGGTCATCGAGGAGGCGCGGCGGCGCCGTCAGTACAACGCCGAGAACACCGTGCTGTTCATCGACGAGGTGCACCGGTTCTCCAAGACCCAGCAGGACGCGCTGCTCGGCGCGGTCGAGGACCGCACGGTGCTGCTGGTCGCGGCGACCACCGAGAACCCGTCGTTCTCGGTCGTTTCGCCGTTGCTCTCGCGGTCGCTGGTGCTGCAGCTGCGCCCGCTGACCGACGAGGACATCACGGAGCTGATCGAGCGTGCGCTCGCCGACGAGCGCGGTCTGGGTGGCGAGCTGACGCTGACCGAGGACGCGCGCGCCCACCTCGTCCGGCTCGCGGGCGGGGACGCGCGCCGCGCGCTCACCGCGCTGGAGGCGGCCGCGGACGCGGCGTCGGCCACCGAGGCGAAGACGATCGACCTGGCCATCGTCGAGTCCACAGTGGACAAGGCGGCGGTGCGCTACGACCGCGACGGCGACCAGCACTACGACGTGATCAGCGCGTTCATCAAGTCGATCCGCGGGTCCGATGTGGACGCGGCGCTGCACTACCTGGCCCGGATGATCGAGGCGGGCGAGGACCCGCGCTTCCTCGCCCGGCGGCTGGTCGTGCACGCCAGCGAGGACATCGGGATGGCCGACCCGACGGCACTGCAGTCGGCGGTCGCGGCCGCGCACGCGGTCCAGTTCATCGGCATGCCGGAGGGCAGGCTGGCGCTGGCACAGGCGACGGTCCACCTGGCGACCGCGCCGAAGTCCAACGCGGTGATCAAGGGCATCGACGCGGCACTGGCCGACGTCCGCGCCGGCCTGGCGGGCGCGGTGCCGCCGCCCCTGCGCGACGGGCACTACGCGGGGGCGAAGAAACTGGGCAACGCGCAGGGCTACCGGTACCCGCACGACGTGCCGGAAGGGGTGCTGGCGCAGCAGTACCCGCCGGACGAGCTGGTGGGGCGCGACTACTACGAGCCCACCCAGCGCGGTGCCGAGCGGACGCTGGCCGAGCGGGTGCCCAAGCTGCGGAGGACGATCCGGGGGCAGTGA